Sequence from the Cellulomonas fimi ATCC 484 genome:
GCGGTGACGACACCGCCGTCCGCACGTGGCGGGAGTGGGAGGTCGAGGCGGTCGCCGGCGACGAGGTGCTCGTCGAGGCGGTGGGGGCGGTGCTCGCGTCGGCGGGCGGCACGGTCCGGGCTGCGTCCAAGGTCCGGCGGGCGCTCGGCGACGCGGTCCCGGACCCGCCCTCCACCGAGCCGCGCGACGGGTCCGCGGGCGAGGCGGTCCGTGCCGCGCTCGCCCGGCACGTCGCACGCCTGCTCGCGGCGGACGTGGGCCTGCGGCTCGGCGACGACGAGGCGGTGCACGACGCCCGCGTCGCCGTGCGCCGGCTGCGCGCGGCGCTCGCCGTCTACCGGCCGGTCGTCGACCGCGCGGTCACCGACCCGGTGCGCGACCGGCTGCGCCACGTGGGGCACGTGCTGGGCGCGGCGCGCGACGCGCACGTCGAGCGGGCGGTCCTGGCCGAGCGCCTGGACGCCGAGCCGGTCGAGCTGGTCCTCGGACCCGTCGCCGCACGGGTGGCCGGCGACCGGTCCGCGGCGCACGCCGAGGCGCTGCAGGAGGTCGCGGCGCTCCTCGACGACCCCGAGCACCTGGCGCTGCTGGCCCTGCTCGAGTCGTGGTCGGTCGACCTGCCCCGCGGCCCGCGCGCCGGGGAGCCCGCGCAGGTCGTGGTCCCGCGGCGTGCGCGGCGCGCGTGGCGCCGGCTCGAACGCCTCGCCGCGTCGGTGCCCCGGGGCGAGGGCCGTGACGACGCGTGGCACGAGGTCCGCAAGGCGGCCCGCCGGGCCCGGTACGCGAGCGAGGTCGCCCAGCCCGTGGTCGGCTCGCCGGCCCGCCGCAGCGCGCGCCGCGCACGCGACCTGCAGGACGTCCTGGGCGACCGCAACGACACCGTGGTCCGGCGTGCGACGCTGCGCCGGCTCGGCGTCGAGGCGCACCTGGACGGCGAGAACGCGTTCACCTACGGGCGGCTGCACGCGCTCGAGCAGTGCGCCGCCGAGCGGGCGGACGCACGCGCCGCGACCGTGCTGCAGCGGGCTGTCGCGCGCGGGCACCGGCGCTGGGCGTCCTGAGCGGCGCACCGGTGCCGGGGTGCCGCGGGGTCAGGCCGCGGCGCTGACCCGCACGACGTTGCGCCACGGGTCCTCGAACAGCAGCGTCGACCCGTCGTCCGCGGGCCGCACCCCGGCGTGCCGGACGCGCTCGACGAGCGCGCCGAGGTCGTCCGTGGTGGGCACCGTGATCCGCACCTCGCCGAGCCCGAGCGCGGAGGCGCGGGGACCGGCACCGGCGCTGTTCCACGTGTTCATCGCGAGGTGGTGGTGGTAGCCGCCCGCGGAGACGAACAGGGCGCCGTGCCACTCCGCCATGACGTCGAAGCCCAGGGCGTCGACGTAGAACGCGCGCGCGGACGGGACGTCGCCCACGGACAGGTGCACGTGCCCGACCACCGCGTCGCCTGCGCCCGGCTGCTCGGCCGCCTGCTCGGAGAGGTGCTCGGCGAGGAAGCCGTTCGGGTCGAGGCGCAGCGAGTCCATGACGACGCCGCCCTCGGCGGTGCGCTGCCACTGGTCACGGCTGCGGTCCCAGTAGAGCTCGACGCCGTTGCCCTCGGGGTCGGTGAGGTAGAACGCGAGCGAGACGAGGTGGTCGGCCGAGCCGACGTAGGACTCGGGCGCGTGCCGGGCGACGGACGCGAGGGTCGCCGCGAGGCCGGTCCGGTCGTCGAACAGGATCGCGGTGTGGAACAGGCCCGCGGAGCCGCGCCGGGCGGGCGGCAGGTCGGGCGTGTGGCGCAGCACGACGAGCGGCGTGCCGCCACGGCCGAGCGTGACGACGTCGGCCCGGGGGGCGCCGAACCGCTCGCCGGGGTCGGTGAGCACATCGAGCGCGAGCGTGTCGCGGTAGAAGCGCAGCTGGCGGTCGAGGTCGCCGACGAGGAGCGTGACGGCGTCCATCCCCGTCCCGGCCGCGATGGCGTCGTGCGGCGAGCGGTCGAGCGGGCGGGCGGGTGCCCCGTGGCCGGGGACGGGAGCGGTGGGCATGGCGGACCTCCTGGACGGGATGCCTCCTAGAATAGTTGACGGTTCAACTTTGTTCCCGATCCCGGCGTCTGCGCCCGGCCCGGCACCCCGGCGCGTCGCGTCAGCCCGGACCGTCCTGCCCCGCCAGGTGGTTGTGCCCGAGCCCCGTGAGGAACCGCGGCCCCGCCGTCGCGAGCTCCTGCGCCCACCGCGCCGCCCACCCGCCGAACGGGCGCACCGCGAGCCCGTCGTTCGCGAACCGCGCGTCGACCGTCACCTCGGTCGTGCAGAACGCCGGCACGACCAGGTCCGTCACGGGTCCGCCACGCTCGACCTCGGCGACCACGAGCGGCGCGTTGCCGCCGGCGAACACGTCGATCACCCAGCCGTCCGTGCCGAGCCACGCCGAGTGCCGCAGCTTCGCGACCCGAGCCGGCGCCCGGCGGACCAGCTCGACCGCGACGAGCGGGTCCAGCTCCCTCTCCGCCTCGTACCGCGTGCCCTCGACCATGGGGCCCTTCACGGTGATCGCGCAGAAGTCCACCGCGCCGACGTGCGCCTCCAGGAGCGCGAGCTCGTCGAGCGCCGGGTCCACGCCCGCCACGCCCGTCGCTTGCGCCCGCACCCGCACCGCGAACCCGTCCTGCGCGAGCAGGTAGCTCTGCACGATGAGCGTCGGCGACGCCTCCAGCAGCTCCGTCGGCACGTGCTCGACGAAGAACCGCCGCTCGAACTCGAAGTCGCCGTACCCGGTGTCGCTCATCGGCCCGACCGCCCCGCACCGCGCGGCCCGTTGGTGTGCATGCCCCGAGCGTAGCCAGCCACGCCGGGCCCGCGGCGGACGCCCACCGCACGTAGAGCGGCCTGTGTGAGACCCTGGAGTCATCCCTGGGCAGTGCGACACCCGCACGCCCCGCGTCGTGGAGGCCCCCGGTCCATCCTGCGGCGGCCCCACGACCCTCCCCCGAGAGGCTTTCCCTGTGACCACCTTCGCCGATCTCGGCGTGCCCGCCGTGCTCGTCCGCGCCCTCGCGGCCGACGGCATCACGGCCCCGTTCCCCATCCAGACCGCCACGCTGCCCGACGCGCTGGCCGGCACCGACGTCCTCGGCCGCGGCCGGACCGGCTCCGGCAAGACGCTGGCGTTCGCGATCCCGCTCGTCGCCCGCACCGCAGCCGCCCGGGCGAGCACCGCCCCGGCACGTCCCCGCGCGCTCGTCCTGGCCCCCACGCGCGAGCTCGCGAGCCAGATCGACGCCACGATCGCGCCGCTCGCCGCGGCCGTCGGCCTGCGCAGCACCACCGTCTTCGGCGGCGTCGCGCAGTCCCGCCAGGTCACCGCGCTGCGGGCCGGCGCGGACATCGTCGTCGCCTGCCCCGGTCGGCTGGAGGACCTGCTGCAGCAGCGCCTCGTGAGCCTCGACGACGTCGCCATCACCGTGCTCGACGAGGCCGACCACATGGCCGACCTCGGCTTCCTGCCGGTGGTGCGGCGGCTGCTCGACCGCACGCCGCGCGACGGCCAGCGCCTGCTGTTCTCCGCGACGCTGGACAACGGCGTCGACGTCCTCGTCAAGCGGTACCTCACGACGCCGGTCGAGCACTCGGTGGACAGCGCCGCCTCGCCCGTCACCGCCATGACGCACCACCTGCTCGAGGTGTCCGACGTCGAGGTGAAGAAGGCCGTGGTGCGCGCGCTCGCGTCCGGCACCGGCCGCCGGGTGCTGTTCACGCGCACCAAGCACCAGGCGAAGAAGCTCGCCAAGCAGCTCACGGCCGACGGCATCCCGTCCGTCGACCTGCACGGCAACCTCGGGCAGGGCGCGCGCGAGCGCAACCTCGAGGCGTTCTCGTCGGGCGCCGTGCGCGTCCTGGTCGCGACCGACATCGCGGCGCGCGGCATCCACGTCGACGACGTCGGCCTCGTGGTGCACGTCGACCCGCCGGCCGAGCACAAGGCGTACCTGCACCGCTCGGGCCGCACCGCGCGTGCCGGCGCCGGCGGCGACGTCGTCACGCTCGTGCTGCCCGAGCAGCGCGGTGACGTCCGGGCGCTGACCCGGGCGGCCAAGATCACCGCGCAGCCGCGTCCCGTCACCCCCGGCGACGCGCACCTCGCGCGCCTCGTCGGCGAGGTCGCGGACCACGTCACGCCCGCCCCGCCCGCGCCTGCGGGCCGCCCCGCGCAGAGCCGTCCCGCACGCACGGGCGCCGCGTCGCGCACCGCCGGCACGGCCCGCAGCAACGGCGCCGCCCGCGGCGGCCGCGCAGCCGGCGGCCAGGCGCAGGCCGGCCCCACGGCGTCGCAGGCCGGTCGCGCGGGAGGCCGCGCCACCGCCGGATCGCGCACCGCCGCGCAGGGGTCGGCCCGTCGCGGTGCCACCGGGCGCACCGCGCAGGGCGGCTCCGCCGCCACGGGCCGCACGTCGGGCGCGGGCGGCACGGGCGCAGCGCGTCCCGCCGTCTGGACGACCTCGACGCCGGCCCCCGCCGCCGAGGGCACGCGCGGCCGGCGCCGCGGAGGCCGCGGCCGCGCCCGTCGGGACGCCGGGGCACCGACCACCGACTGACCCGTCGACCAGCGGCGACGCGGACCCGGGCCTGGCGCCGGGGCGTGCGAGCGGCCCATGATGGGCCACGACCACCCCCGGCACCCCGGAGCGACGATGGCACCCGCACCCGTGCACGTCCCGACCCCCGCGGCACCGTCCGCGCCGACCCGCTGATGGCGATCGTCTCGCGCGGCTTCCGCGGCCGCCGGACCGCCGACCCCCGGCTGCCCCCGGGGCAGTACCTCGAGCACGGCTTCCCCGTCCTGTCCGCCGGGCCGACGCCGCGCACCGACCTCGCGACCTGGACGTTCTCGATCGACGGCCCGCAGGGCCCGCGCGCGACGTGGACGTGGGACGAGCTCACGGCGCTGCCCGCCGAGGACGTCGTGCGCGACATCCACTGCGTCACCAAGTGGACGAAGCTCGACACGTCCTGGCGCGGCGTCTCGCTCGACCGGCTGCTCGACGCCGTCGAGGTCGACCCGGCCGAGCAGTACGCGCTCGCGCACTGCGACGGCGGCTACACGACGAACGTGCCGCTGGCCGACCTGCGCGACGGCAAGGCGTGGATCGCCTACCAGTACGACGGCGCACCGCTCGCGCCCGAGCACGGCGGCCCCGCGCGGCTGCTGGTGCCGCACCTGTACTTCTGGAAGTCCGCGAAGTGGGTCCGGCGCATCGAGCTGCTCACGTCCGACGAGTGGGGCTTCTGGGAGCGGCTCGGCTACCACGAGCACGGGGACCCGTGGAAGGAGCAGCGGTATTGGGGCGACTGACGCAGGAGCCGGCCCCCGACGGGGACGCGCTCGACGAGGTCGCTCCGACCTCCCCGGACGACGTCCCGTACCACCTGCCCTGGCGCGTCGCGACGCTCGTCGCCCGGCGCGAGGAGACCCCGACGGCCGTGACGCTCGAGCTCGACGTGCCCGGGTGGCGCGGCGCGATGGCGGGCCAGCACGTCGACGTTCGGCTCACGGCCGAGGACGGCTACTCGACGCAGCGCTCGTACTCGCTCGCGTCGGCGGGCACGCTCGGCCTCCCAGGCGGGACGGCGGCTGGCGACGACGGCGCGCGCATCGCGCTGACCGTGCAGGTCGTGGCCGACGGCGAGGTGTCCCCCTACCTCACGCAGGACCTGGAGGTCGGCGACCAGATCGAGCTGCGCGGCCCGGTCGGCGCCTGGTTCGTGTGGCACGCGACCGACCCGCACCCGGTCCAGCTCGTCGCGGGCGGGTCCGGGCTCGTGCCGCTCATGTCGATGCTGCGCACGCGTCGCCGCGCGCGGTCGGTCGCGCCGTTCCGGCTGCTCGTCTCGGCACGCACGCCGCTCGACGCGATCTACTCCGCCGAGCTCGACGACCTCGCCGCCGACCCCGGGGTGGACGTGACGCGCGTGTGGACGCGCCGGGCGCCCGCGGGGTGGACGGGAAGGGTCGGCAGGGTCGACGCGACGACCCTCGCGGCGGCGTGCGTGCCGCCGGACCAGCGGCCGCACGTGTACGTGTGCGGGCCGACGCCGTTCGTGGAGACGGTCGCCGACCTGCTCGTCGACCTGGGCCACGACCCCGAGCGGGTCCGCACGGAGCGCTTCGGCCCGACCGGTCCGTGACGGTCGCCGCGGGGCCGCCACCCGGCGGGTCGCGGGCGACGACGCGTCAGCCTGCGGCGGGCTCCGCAGCGGCCGCCAGCTCGGCGGGCAGGCCGCACGCCGTCAGGTGCTCGACGCCGAACCACACGGTCGCGTGCGTGATCGCCTCGGCCCCCAGGTCGAGCACCGCGAGCTGGAACGCCCGGTGCACGCCGTCGTCGCCGCGCAGGTACACGCCGAAGGCGGGCTGACCGTTGGCGGCCGTCGGCAGCAGGCGCATCGCTCCCGGCCCCTTCGCCGGGCACCACGTGCCGATGAGCGCGGCCACGTCGGCCCGTCCGCGGTACCACTGCGGGTAGGGCGGCATCTCCCACACGACGTCCTGCGTCATGAGGGCGACGATCCCGTCGATGTCGTAGGACTCGAAGGCGTCGACGTACGCGTCGAGCAGCCGCCGGCGCCGCTCGTCGTCCAGGCTGTCCTGCCGGTCGGGGTCCCGGCGGCCGACGTGCGCGCGCGCCCGCTGGAGGGTCGAGTTCACGCCGGCGACGGTCAGGCCCAGCGCCTGCGCCGTCTCCGCCGCGCTCCACTCCAGCACGTCCCGCAGCAGCAGCACCGCCCGCTGCTGCGCGGTCAGGTGCTGCAGCGCGGCGACGAAGGCGAGCCGCACGCTGTCCCGGGTCACCGCCTCCGCCGCCGGGTCGCTCGGCGGACCGGACCACACGACGGCGTCGGGCAGCGGCTCGAGCCACGCGACGCTGCGCTCGGGCAGCGGCTCGTGCGCCGGGTCGGCGGCGGGCGCGCCGAGCCCCGTGGGCAGCGGGCGGCGGGAGCGGCCCTCGAGGTGCGTGAGGCACGTGTTGGTGGCGATGCGGTACATCCACGTCCGGACCGACGAGCGCGCCTCGAACCGGTCGATCGCCCGCCAGGCCCGCAGGTACGTCTCCTGCAACGCGTCCTCGGCGTCGTGCAGCGACCCCGTCATGCGGTAGCAGTGGGCGAGCAGCTCGCGGCGCAGCGGCTCGACGAGCGTCGTGAAGTCCTGCTCGGTGGTGGTGGCGGTCACGTCTCGACGGTAGCGAGCACCGCCGACACGGGCGACCCCCTCCTGCGAGACTGCCCCGCATGCCGCACACGCCGCCCGGCCGCTACTCCCCCGACGACCACCTCGGCCACCGGACGCTGCTGGTCGCCGCCGCGTACGTCGTGCTGCGGCGCGGCGACGAGGTGCTGCTGCAGCTGCGCCGCGGCACGGGCTACCGCGACGGGCACTGGGCCGTCCTCGCGGGCCACGTCGACCCCGGCGAGTCGGTGCACGAGGCCGCCGTCCGGGAGGCGGCCGAGGAGGCGGGCGTCGGCGTGCGCGTCGAGGACCTGCGTCCGCTGACGACGCTGCACCGGTTCGAGCGGGGCGGCCCGGCCGTC
This genomic interval carries:
- a CDS encoding CYTH and CHAD domain-containing protein, yielding MAHREVETAFEVGPDVPLPDLSGVAGVARTQGPASARLVATYWDTPGRDLTRAGVSLRRRTGGDDAGWHLKVPAPARGPARLRTEHRRPGDASSPPADLVALVRGRVREQPLAPVVELVTDRSTTRLVADDGTVLAEVADDVVTVHPVGGDDTAVRTWREWEVEAVAGDEVLVEAVGAVLASAGGTVRAASKVRRALGDAVPDPPSTEPRDGSAGEAVRAALARHVARLLAADVGLRLGDDEAVHDARVAVRRLRAALAVYRPVVDRAVTDPVRDRLRHVGHVLGAARDAHVERAVLAERLDAEPVELVLGPVAARVAGDRSAAHAEALQEVAALLDDPEHLALLALLESWSVDLPRGPRAGEPAQVVVPRRARRAWRRLERLAASVPRGEGRDDAWHEVRKAARRARYASEVAQPVVGSPARRSARRARDLQDVLGDRNDTVVRRATLRRLGVEAHLDGENAFTYGRLHALEQCAAERADARAATVLQRAVARGHRRWAS
- a CDS encoding NUDIX domain-containing protein, with translation MPHTPPGRYSPDDHLGHRTLLVAAAYVVLRRGDEVLLQLRRGTGYRDGHWAVLAGHVDPGESVHEAAVREAAEEAGVGVRVEDLRPLTTLHRFERGGPAVEQRVDVFFEVDVWTGAPEHREADRAERMGWFPLAGLPEPVVPHERIVLDALARGEHLPAVLSLPS
- a CDS encoding ferredoxin reductase encodes the protein MGRLTQEPAPDGDALDEVAPTSPDDVPYHLPWRVATLVARREETPTAVTLELDVPGWRGAMAGQHVDVRLTAEDGYSTQRSYSLASAGTLGLPGGTAAGDDGARIALTVQVVADGEVSPYLTQDLEVGDQIELRGPVGAWFVWHATDPHPVQLVAGGSGLVPLMSMLRTRRRARSVAPFRLLVSARTPLDAIYSAELDDLAADPGVDVTRVWTRRAPAGWTGRVGRVDATTLAAACVPPDQRPHVYVCGPTPFVETVADLLVDLGHDPERVRTERFGPTGP
- a CDS encoding VOC family protein, with the protein product MPTAPVPGHGAPARPLDRSPHDAIAAGTGMDAVTLLVGDLDRQLRFYRDTLALDVLTDPGERFGAPRADVVTLGRGGTPLVVLRHTPDLPPARRGSAGLFHTAILFDDRTGLAATLASVARHAPESYVGSADHLVSLAFYLTDPEGNGVELYWDRSRDQWQRTAEGGVVMDSLRLDPNGFLAEHLSEQAAEQPGAGDAVVGHVHLSVGDVPSARAFYVDALGFDVMAEWHGALFVSAGGYHHHLAMNTWNSAGAGPRASALGLGEVRITVPTTDDLGALVERVRHAGVRPADDGSTLLFEDPWRNVVRVSAAA
- a CDS encoding sulfite oxidase-like oxidoreductase; this translates as MAIVSRGFRGRRTADPRLPPGQYLEHGFPVLSAGPTPRTDLATWTFSIDGPQGPRATWTWDELTALPAEDVVRDIHCVTKWTKLDTSWRGVSLDRLLDAVEVDPAEQYALAHCDGGYTTNVPLADLRDGKAWIAYQYDGAPLAPEHGGPARLLVPHLYFWKSAKWVRRIELLTSDEWGFWERLGYHEHGDPWKEQRYWGD
- a CDS encoding DEAD/DEAH box helicase, coding for MTTFADLGVPAVLVRALAADGITAPFPIQTATLPDALAGTDVLGRGRTGSGKTLAFAIPLVARTAAARASTAPARPRALVLAPTRELASQIDATIAPLAAAVGLRSTTVFGGVAQSRQVTALRAGADIVVACPGRLEDLLQQRLVSLDDVAITVLDEADHMADLGFLPVVRRLLDRTPRDGQRLLFSATLDNGVDVLVKRYLTTPVEHSVDSAASPVTAMTHHLLEVSDVEVKKAVVRALASGTGRRVLFTRTKHQAKKLAKQLTADGIPSVDLHGNLGQGARERNLEAFSSGAVRVLVATDIAARGIHVDDVGLVVHVDPPAEHKAYLHRSGRTARAGAGGDVVTLVLPEQRGDVRALTRAAKITAQPRPVTPGDAHLARLVGEVADHVTPAPPAPAGRPAQSRPARTGAASRTAGTARSNGAARGGRAAGGQAQAGPTASQAGRAGGRATAGSRTAAQGSARRGATGRTAQGGSAATGRTSGAGGTGAARPAVWTTSTPAPAAEGTRGRRRGGRGRARRDAGAPTTD
- a CDS encoding sigma-70 family RNA polymerase sigma factor; this translates as MTATTTEQDFTTLVEPLRRELLAHCYRMTGSLHDAEDALQETYLRAWRAIDRFEARSSVRTWMYRIATNTCLTHLEGRSRRPLPTGLGAPAADPAHEPLPERSVAWLEPLPDAVVWSGPPSDPAAEAVTRDSVRLAFVAALQHLTAQQRAVLLLRDVLEWSAAETAQALGLTVAGVNSTLQRARAHVGRRDPDRQDSLDDERRRRLLDAYVDAFESYDIDGIVALMTQDVVWEMPPYPQWYRGRADVAALIGTWCPAKGPGAMRLLPTAANGQPAFGVYLRGDDGVHRAFQLAVLDLGAEAITHATVWFGVEHLTACGLPAELAAAAEPAAG